In Synechococcus sp. CB0101, a genomic segment contains:
- a CDS encoding malate transporter, with the protein MLQLLLELAPCLLCGMALGRVWPQLPQRLAPHLLRWGVPISLVGLLLKGGVHSGNLQAALFSLGLTGGGLLITQRACSQRLLPRRSLQLGAVVGNTTYFGLPVALALLPPEALSFSITYDLVGTLVTWSLGPLLLTGERARPLQLLQQLLRTPVVQALLVALPLLLSPWRTPIATALWWPARLVLWLMLLLVGMRLGLLVGQRIEAKGLRPALLIKLLGLPLFTLVVTQSLGWAPLLRDALVLQAAAPTAMSVLLLAEASPQKSRESLPAAQLVLWSTLFSLISVPLWAWLLAQATVAM; encoded by the coding sequence ATGCTGCAGCTGCTGCTCGAACTGGCGCCTTGTCTGCTGTGCGGCATGGCCTTGGGGCGCGTGTGGCCTCAGCTGCCCCAGCGCCTGGCACCGCATCTGCTGCGCTGGGGGGTTCCGATCAGCCTCGTGGGTCTGCTGCTCAAGGGAGGCGTTCACAGCGGCAACCTGCAGGCGGCCCTGTTCAGCCTGGGGCTCACAGGAGGTGGCTTGCTGATCACGCAACGCGCCTGCAGCCAACGCCTACTGCCGCGGCGCAGCCTGCAACTCGGTGCCGTGGTGGGCAACACGACCTATTTCGGCCTCCCAGTAGCGCTGGCACTCCTGCCGCCGGAAGCCCTCAGTTTCAGCATCACCTACGACCTCGTGGGCACACTGGTGACCTGGAGCCTGGGCCCACTGCTGCTCACCGGCGAGCGGGCACGGCCCTTGCAGCTGCTGCAACAGCTGTTGCGAACACCGGTGGTTCAAGCCCTGCTGGTGGCGTTGCCGTTGCTGCTCTCCCCGTGGCGCACGCCGATCGCCACGGCGCTGTGGTGGCCGGCTCGGCTGGTGCTTTGGCTGATGTTGTTGTTGGTGGGCATGCGGCTTGGCCTCCTGGTCGGCCAGCGGATCGAAGCCAAAGGCCTACGGCCCGCGCTTTTGATCAAGTTGTTGGGCCTTCCGCTTTTCACTCTTGTGGTCACGCAATCGCTGGGTTGGGCACCACTGCTGCGCGATGCCCTGGTGCTGCAAGCCGCTGCACCCACGGCGATGTCGGTGCTGTTGCTGGCCGAAGCCAGCCCACAAAAAAGCCGGGAGTCACTCCCGGCTGCGCAACTGGTGCTGTGGAGCACGCTGTTCTCGCTGATCAGCGTGCCCCTCTGGGCCTGGCTACTGGCTCAGGCGACTGTGGCCATGTGA
- the gap gene encoding type I glyceraldehyde-3-phosphate dehydrogenase, with protein sequence MSIRVGINGFGRIGRLAFRRAVSLPDVEVVGINDLIDVEYLAYMLRYDSTHGRFQGDVRVENGQLVVNGKAIRITAERDPNNLNWGAVGADYVLESTGFFLTDEAARAHINAGAKRVVMSAPSKDDTPIFVMGVNHKSYAGQQIVSNASCTTNCLAPMAKVLHDNFGIVTGLMTTVHATTATQKTVDGPSVKDWRGGRGAGQNIIPSSTGAAKAVGRVIPELNGKLTGMAFRVPTPDVSVVDLTVNLAKPATYEQVKAAMKAASEGELAGILGYTEDDVVSNDFLGESCTSVFDAGAGIALTDTFMKLVSWYDNEWGYSCKCIDLMRHMATVA encoded by the coding sequence ATGAGCATCCGCGTCGGCATTAACGGCTTTGGCCGGATTGGTCGCCTCGCCTTCCGCCGTGCCGTCAGCCTGCCGGATGTGGAGGTCGTGGGTATCAACGACCTCATCGATGTGGAGTATCTGGCTTACATGCTCCGCTACGACTCCACCCATGGGCGCTTCCAGGGTGATGTGCGTGTGGAGAACGGCCAGCTGGTGGTGAATGGCAAGGCTATTCGCATCACCGCTGAGCGCGATCCCAACAACCTCAACTGGGGAGCGGTGGGAGCCGACTACGTGCTGGAGAGCACCGGCTTCTTCCTCACCGATGAAGCAGCCCGCGCCCACATCAACGCTGGCGCCAAGCGTGTGGTGATGAGCGCTCCCTCCAAGGACGACACCCCCATCTTTGTGATGGGCGTGAACCACAAGAGCTACGCCGGTCAGCAGATCGTGTCGAACGCCAGCTGCACCACCAACTGCCTGGCCCCGATGGCCAAGGTGCTGCACGACAACTTCGGCATCGTGACTGGTCTGATGACCACCGTGCACGCCACCACCGCCACCCAGAAAACGGTGGATGGCCCTTCGGTGAAGGATTGGCGCGGTGGCCGCGGCGCCGGCCAGAACATCATCCCCAGCTCCACCGGCGCCGCTAAGGCCGTGGGCCGGGTGATCCCTGAGCTCAATGGCAAGCTCACCGGCATGGCCTTCCGCGTGCCCACCCCCGATGTGTCGGTGGTGGATCTCACCGTGAACCTGGCGAAGCCCGCCACCTATGAGCAGGTGAAAGCCGCCATGAAGGCCGCCTCGGAAGGCGAACTGGCCGGAATCCTTGGCTACACCGAAGACGACGTGGTGTCCAACGACTTCCTTGGCGAGAGCTGCACCTCGGTGTTCGATGCCGGCGCCGGCATCGCCCTCACCGACACCTTCATGAAGCTGGTGTCCTGGTACGACAACGAGTGGGGCTACAGCTGCAAGTGCATCGATCTGATGCGTCACATGGCCACAGTCGCCTGA
- a CDS encoding TMEM165/GDT1 family protein, which translates to MAPPLPSDPGLAAFGSSLTAITLAELGDKTFFMALILAVRHSARLVFVGAFAALAAVTLLSLGVGYGLRELLPQNLVPWLAAVLFLGFGIKLLVDAQSLGAGAAQEEAEEAEEAVNAAEQGNGQGGAWAVIWEAFALVFVAELGDRTQFATIVLATAPAQVFSFAGLLAGTLAGHALVTWLAVGAGKWVGGRVNEQLLYRLSGGLFVAFGLVSLLQGLASVAGR; encoded by the coding sequence ATGGCACCTCCACTTCCCTCCGATCCGGGCCTGGCGGCCTTTGGTTCGAGCCTCACGGCCATCACCCTGGCGGAGCTGGGTGACAAGACCTTCTTTATGGCCTTGATCCTGGCGGTGCGTCACAGCGCCCGGCTGGTGTTTGTGGGGGCTTTTGCGGCCCTGGCCGCCGTCACCCTGCTGTCGCTGGGTGTGGGTTACGGCTTGCGGGAGTTGCTGCCCCAGAACCTGGTGCCTTGGCTTGCGGCGGTTCTGTTCCTGGGATTTGGCATCAAATTGCTCGTGGATGCCCAGTCGCTGGGGGCCGGCGCGGCTCAGGAGGAGGCCGAGGAGGCGGAAGAGGCGGTGAATGCCGCGGAGCAAGGCAACGGCCAGGGCGGTGCATGGGCCGTGATCTGGGAAGCCTTCGCGCTGGTGTTTGTGGCGGAGCTGGGGGATCGCACCCAGTTCGCCACGATCGTGCTGGCCACTGCGCCGGCTCAGGTGTTCAGCTTTGCGGGGCTCCTCGCCGGCACCCTGGCCGGGCACGCGCTGGTTACCTGGCTGGCGGTGGGGGCTGGTAAGTGGGTTGGCGGTCGAGTCAACGAACAGCTGCTCTACCGGCTCAGTGGTGGTTTGTTCGTAGCCTTTGGCCTGGTGTCGCTGCTGCAGGGCCTGGCTTCGGTGGCCGGCCGCTGA
- a CDS encoding iron-containing alcohol dehydrogenase family protein codes for MQQLAIAPAVVLRGEGAWQESWPAIQTLCSRPLLLGRSPATRQLRGQLGVDLQQLGLTLSEAELNHDCCESDLERISAILRSNACDAVVAAGGGKVLDAGKLLAFRHGLACITVPTSAATCAGWTALANLYSAQGAFEGDVALERCPDLLVFDHALVRQAPAHTLASGIADAMAKWYEASVSSGASSDGMVQQAVQMARVLRDQLLLEAGEAMAQPGGEAWVRVAEACGLTAGLIGGIGGARCRTVAAHAVHNGLTQLEASHGQLHGAKVGFGILVQLRLEEVIGGNRLAGQARRQLLPLFQELGLPVSLGDLGLERASLSELQEVAAFACRPGSDLHHLPFNVQPSDVLAALVSTTTSSEAKLSASQG; via the coding sequence ATGCAGCAACTCGCTATCGCTCCAGCGGTTGTTCTGCGGGGTGAAGGGGCCTGGCAGGAGTCGTGGCCGGCGATCCAAACGCTTTGCAGCCGGCCTCTGCTGCTGGGCCGCAGCCCGGCCACCCGCCAACTGCGCGGGCAGCTGGGCGTGGATCTGCAGCAGCTGGGGCTCACGCTGAGCGAGGCCGAGCTCAACCACGACTGCTGCGAGAGCGATCTGGAGCGGATCAGCGCGATCCTGCGCAGCAACGCCTGCGATGCCGTGGTGGCTGCCGGCGGCGGCAAGGTGCTCGATGCGGGCAAGTTGCTGGCCTTCCGCCATGGCCTGGCCTGCATCACCGTGCCCACCAGCGCCGCCACCTGTGCCGGCTGGACGGCCCTGGCCAACCTTTATTCAGCCCAAGGGGCCTTTGAAGGCGACGTAGCCCTGGAGCGCTGCCCTGATCTGCTGGTGTTCGACCACGCCCTGGTGCGCCAGGCACCCGCCCACACCCTGGCCAGCGGCATCGCCGATGCCATGGCCAAGTGGTACGAGGCCTCGGTGAGCAGCGGTGCCAGCAGCGATGGGATGGTGCAACAGGCGGTGCAAATGGCACGGGTGTTGCGCGATCAGTTGCTGTTGGAGGCCGGCGAGGCGATGGCCCAGCCAGGCGGAGAAGCGTGGGTACGAGTGGCCGAGGCCTGCGGCCTCACGGCCGGTTTGATCGGCGGCATCGGCGGCGCCCGCTGCCGGACCGTGGCCGCCCACGCAGTGCACAACGGCCTCACCCAACTGGAGGCCAGCCATGGCCAGTTGCATGGCGCCAAGGTGGGCTTCGGGATCCTGGTGCAGCTGCGCCTGGAGGAGGTGATCGGCGGCAACCGCCTGGCGGGGCAGGCACGCCGGCAGCTGCTGCCGTTGTTCCAGGAGCTGGGGCTGCCCGTGAGCCTGGGCGACCTCGGCCTGGAGCGGGCCAGCCTCAGCGAGCTCCAGGAAGTGGCGGCCTTTGCCTGCCGGCCAGGATCCGACCTCCATCACCTGCCCTTCAACGTGCAACCCAGCGATGTGCTCGCCGCGCTGGTGAGCACCACCACCAGCAGCGAAGCCAAATTGAGCGCCAGCCAGGGTTGA
- a CDS encoding alpha/beta fold hydrolase: MTTAPSASPQELLAHAAEHLLDPDGRALAAAVQWWSLPDLEGGPWPVAVIGEGPPLLALHGFDSSHLEFRRLAPLLAPHHQLFIPDLFGFGFCPRPLNAPYGPAAVLDHLEQVLQELIRRSGAVQVGLIGASMGGSVAVELARRCPEQIERLLLLAPAGLTGQPMPVPPLLDQLGARFLGLPAIRRGLCRSAFAMPDRDVGPAELEIASLHLACPNWAGALGAFARSGGFAGCGDPLPPQPLQVLWGQNDRILRPPQKRAAQALLGERITELECCGHLPHIDQPATVARIWHG, encoded by the coding sequence ATGACAACGGCACCCTCCGCCTCCCCCCAGGAACTCCTGGCCCACGCCGCTGAGCACCTGCTTGATCCCGACGGCCGGGCCCTTGCCGCTGCGGTGCAGTGGTGGTCTCTACCGGATCTAGAAGGCGGCCCATGGCCGGTGGCGGTGATCGGCGAAGGGCCACCGCTGCTGGCGCTGCATGGTTTTGATAGCTCGCATTTGGAGTTCAGGCGGCTGGCCCCCTTGCTGGCCCCGCACCATCAGCTGTTCATTCCGGATCTGTTCGGTTTCGGCTTCTGCCCTAGACCCCTCAACGCCCCCTACGGCCCGGCGGCCGTGCTCGATCACCTCGAGCAGGTGCTGCAGGAGCTGATCCGGCGCAGCGGAGCAGTGCAGGTGGGCTTGATCGGCGCCTCCATGGGCGGCTCGGTGGCCGTGGAGCTGGCACGCCGCTGCCCCGAGCAGATCGAGCGATTGCTGCTGCTGGCCCCCGCCGGCCTAACGGGCCAACCAATGCCGGTGCCGCCTCTGCTCGATCAGCTGGGAGCCCGCTTCCTCGGATTGCCCGCGATCCGCCGGGGGCTGTGCCGCTCCGCTTTCGCGATGCCGGATCGGGATGTGGGGCCTGCGGAGCTGGAAATCGCCTCGCTGCATCTGGCGTGTCCCAACTGGGCAGGAGCCCTGGGGGCCTTTGCCCGCAGCGGCGGTTTCGCCGGTTGCGGAGATCCGCTACCGCCGCAACCCCTGCAGGTGCTCTGGGGCCAGAACGACCGCATCCTGCGGCCACCCCAGAAACGCGCCGCACAGGCTCTGTTAGGAGAGCGGATCACTGAGCTGGAGTGCTGCGGGCATCTGCCCCACATCGACCAGCCCGCCACCGTGGCTCGCATCTGGCATGGCTGA
- a CDS encoding DUF2993 domain-containing protein, whose amino-acid sequence MADDTQTPRSSPVLQLLASGLQFWIRQQCEAVDSLELQLHGSSLGLLRGRLDGVSLVARGVVYSSLEIERVELRSDAIEVQVGNLLRGKAVQLDQPFQIEGSVVFSAGGLGRSLCTPHWRPLGDQLVDGLLGLTPLQSVSIERDQLVLQAQDQRCATVPRAVDGGLQLCGVEGRPCVSLPSDPNIEIRDANLEGGVLQLHGRARVSP is encoded by the coding sequence ATGGCTGACGACACGCAGACACCCCGCTCAAGCCCGGTGCTGCAACTTCTGGCCAGCGGCTTGCAGTTCTGGATTCGCCAGCAATGCGAGGCGGTCGACAGCCTGGAGCTGCAGCTGCATGGATCCAGCCTGGGGCTGCTGCGCGGCCGCCTCGATGGCGTGAGCCTGGTGGCCAGGGGCGTGGTGTACAGCTCGCTGGAGATCGAGCGGGTGGAGCTGCGCAGCGATGCGATCGAGGTGCAAGTGGGCAACCTGCTGCGCGGCAAGGCGGTGCAGCTTGATCAGCCGTTCCAGATCGAGGGGAGTGTGGTGTTCAGCGCCGGCGGGCTGGGCCGTTCCCTCTGCACACCGCACTGGCGCCCCCTGGGAGATCAGCTGGTGGATGGGCTCTTGGGCCTGACCCCCTTGCAAAGCGTGAGCATCGAGCGCGACCAGCTGGTGCTCCAGGCGCAGGATCAGCGCTGCGCAACCGTTCCCCGTGCCGTGGATGGGGGCCTGCAGCTCTGCGGTGTGGAGGGTCGCCCCTGCGTGTCGCTCCCCAGCGATCCCAACATCGAGATCCGCGACGCCAACCTCGAAGGCGGCGTGTTGCAGCTGCATGGCCGGGCGCGGGTGTCGCCCTGA
- a CDS encoding phosphatidate cytidylyltransferase, which yields MIPSPRSRTSPQRLLSGYAVGAFGFVVVVLGGWWFTLALGVMVHLGLLEYFRLARFKGIRPASKTTLVVVQLLLITTQWAHGGDAQALGFSADLAAAVLPLSGAAICGWLLLQPLTGSIADIAASIFALFYLGFLPSYWIRLRDLTDPALAPRLSGLSQAWPHLSSGMVLMLMACFLIVATDIGSYVIGRRYGRRPLSPISPGKTVEGALGGVGCAALLGGLFAELLGWNWGWAVGALLGMVVALFALVGDLTESMMKRDAGVKDSGDLLPGHGGILDRIDSYLFTPAVFFTVVTLLLPLIR from the coding sequence TTGATCCCCTCGCCCCGATCCCGCACCTCTCCCCAGCGCCTGCTCAGCGGTTACGCCGTGGGGGCGTTTGGCTTTGTGGTGGTGGTGTTGGGGGGCTGGTGGTTCACCCTCGCTCTGGGGGTGATGGTGCACCTGGGGCTGCTGGAGTATTTCCGGTTGGCGCGCTTCAAGGGCATCCGCCCCGCCAGCAAAACCACGCTGGTGGTGGTGCAGTTGCTGTTGATCACCACGCAATGGGCCCATGGCGGCGATGCCCAGGCGCTTGGCTTTTCCGCCGATCTGGCGGCCGCGGTTCTTCCCCTCTCCGGAGCGGCGATCTGCGGCTGGCTGCTGCTGCAACCCCTCACCGGCAGCATCGCCGATATCGCCGCCTCAATCTTTGCGCTCTTTTATCTGGGCTTTTTGCCCAGCTACTGGATCCGCCTGCGCGATCTCACCGATCCGGCGCTGGCGCCGCGGCTGAGTGGCCTCAGCCAGGCTTGGCCCCATCTCAGCTCCGGCATGGTGCTGATGCTGATGGCTTGCTTTCTGATCGTGGCCACCGATATCGGCTCCTATGTGATCGGGCGCCGCTATGGCCGCCGGCCCCTTTCGCCGATCTCACCGGGCAAAACCGTGGAAGGGGCATTAGGCGGTGTGGGCTGTGCAGCGCTGTTGGGGGGGCTGTTTGCTGAGCTGCTCGGCTGGAATTGGGGCTGGGCCGTGGGGGCTCTGCTGGGGATGGTGGTGGCCCTGTTTGCCCTGGTGGGGGATCTCACAGAATCGATGATGAAGCGCGATGCCGGCGTGAAGGATTCAGGAGATCTGCTGCCAGGCCACGGCGGCATCCTCGATCGCATCGACAGCTATCTGTTCACCCCGGCGGTGTTTTTCACCGTGGTCACGCTGCTGTTGCCGTTGATTCGCTGA
- the cbiT gene encoding precorrin-6Y C5,15-methyltransferase subunit CbiT yields MGASGDGPFQWDFVTPGLPDAAFADAPGFSPTPLELRVMLLAHLRPRPDSLVWDVGGGTGALALEIARLMPAGQVHTLERDPEAIELLKRNARRFGATNLHIHAGDAPEGLTQLPPHPDRVLLEVGRPLRQVLDLVWEALVPQGRLVISTASLEGLVDATDTLGRLEARDLQVVQATVHRMQRRGRQARLAAAEPLFLIAAERP; encoded by the coding sequence ATGGGCGCGTCCGGCGATGGCCCCTTCCAGTGGGACTTCGTGACGCCTGGGCTGCCGGATGCCGCCTTTGCTGATGCGCCCGGCTTCAGCCCCACGCCCCTGGAATTGCGGGTGATGTTGCTGGCCCATCTGCGCCCCCGCCCCGATTCACTGGTGTGGGATGTGGGTGGCGGTACCGGAGCGCTGGCCTTGGAGATTGCCCGTTTGATGCCCGCCGGCCAGGTGCACACCCTCGAGCGCGACCCCGAAGCGATCGAGCTGCTCAAGCGCAATGCCCGGCGCTTCGGCGCCACCAACCTGCACATCCATGCCGGGGATGCCCCCGAAGGCCTCACCCAGCTGCCGCCGCATCCCGATCGGGTGTTGCTGGAGGTGGGGCGCCCCTTGCGGCAGGTGCTTGATCTGGTGTGGGAGGCCTTGGTGCCGCAGGGGCGCCTGGTGATCAGCACCGCCAGCCTGGAGGGCCTGGTGGATGCCACCGACACGCTGGGGCGTTTGGAAGCCCGCGACCTGCAGGTGGTGCAGGCCACGGTGCATCGCATGCAGCGCCGCGGTCGTCAGGCCAGGCTGGCCGCGGCCGAACCGTTGTTTTTGATCGCCGCCGAACGCCCTTGA
- a CDS encoding aminotransferase class I/II-fold pyridoxal phosphate-dependent enzyme, producing the protein MALLERLLAAPPLLPLHLPAHGRGRALAPGLRRLLRQTPGSWDLPELPEIGGPLETEGAVAEAQAAAAEQLGAERCWFGVNGASGLLQVALMALAKPGDRVLLPRNLHRSLLHGCLLGQLRPVLFDLPFDPATGLWLPPTPAYLERHLAEALAAGPLAAVVLVSPSYQGLAADLPALVALAHQRGLPVLLDEAHGAHGGLDPRLPASGLASGADLVVQSLQKAAGGLAQSAVLLQGACADAQATAARSEAIERALLWLQTSSPSALLLAAAATALDHLHSAAGGRQLARAVDTALELRRRLEQVGVPLLSSDDPLRLCVHTAALGINGLDADAWMMERGVIAELPEPGCLTFCLGLAPPRRVLRVLPRRLLALQSALGGPPLAAFSAPPLPPVAEPELPLEQAWRAPQQRVPLAAARGRLAAEPLCPYPPRDPSADSRGAHRRRPGGLVGAATTAVARPDRVYGEGCGRLRADGRVRRWPLPVGLRDAWAAGCRLC; encoded by the coding sequence ATGGCTCTGCTGGAGCGTCTGTTGGCGGCTCCGCCGCTTCTGCCCCTGCACCTGCCCGCCCATGGCCGGGGCCGCGCCTTGGCACCGGGGCTGCGCCGCCTGCTGCGGCAGACCCCGGGTAGCTGGGATCTTCCCGAATTGCCGGAGATCGGCGGGCCGCTCGAGACCGAGGGTGCGGTGGCCGAGGCGCAGGCTGCCGCCGCAGAGCAGCTGGGGGCAGAGCGCTGCTGGTTTGGCGTGAACGGCGCCAGTGGCCTCCTGCAGGTGGCGTTAATGGCTCTGGCCAAGCCCGGCGATCGGGTGTTGCTGCCGCGCAACCTGCACCGCTCACTGCTGCATGGCTGCCTGCTCGGTCAGTTGCGGCCGGTGCTGTTTGACCTGCCCTTCGATCCGGCCACGGGGTTGTGGCTGCCCCCGACCCCGGCCTACCTGGAGCGGCATCTGGCCGAGGCCCTGGCGGCTGGACCGCTGGCGGCGGTGGTGTTGGTGTCGCCCAGCTATCAGGGCTTGGCGGCTGATCTACCAGCCCTGGTGGCGCTGGCCCATCAACGCGGCTTGCCGGTGCTGCTCGATGAGGCCCACGGCGCCCACGGCGGGCTCGATCCCCGTCTTCCGGCTTCGGGCTTGGCCAGCGGCGCCGATTTGGTGGTGCAATCGCTGCAGAAGGCGGCGGGCGGTTTGGCCCAGAGCGCGGTGCTGCTGCAAGGGGCTTGCGCGGATGCCCAGGCCACTGCAGCCCGCAGCGAAGCGATCGAGCGGGCCTTGCTCTGGTTGCAAACCTCCAGCCCCAGCGCTCTGTTGCTCGCGGCGGCGGCCACAGCCTTGGATCACTTGCACAGTGCAGCAGGCGGGCGACAATTGGCCCGCGCCGTCGACACCGCCCTGGAGCTCAGGCGGCGGCTCGAGCAGGTGGGCGTGCCCCTGTTGAGCAGCGACGATCCCCTACGCCTGTGCGTGCACACCGCCGCGCTGGGCATCAACGGGCTCGACGCCGATGCCTGGATGATGGAGCGGGGCGTGATTGCGGAGTTACCCGAGCCCGGTTGCCTCACGTTTTGTTTGGGGTTGGCTCCACCGCGGCGGGTGCTGCGGGTGCTGCCGAGGCGTCTGTTGGCGTTGCAGAGCGCATTGGGAGGCCCCCCGCTTGCTGCCTTCTCGGCGCCGCCCCTGCCGCCGGTGGCGGAGCCGGAGCTGCCGCTTGAGCAGGCTTGGCGGGCGCCGCAGCAGCGGGTTCCCTTGGCGGCGGCCAGGGGCCGGCTGGCGGCCGAACCGCTCTGCCCCTATCCCCCCCGGGATCCCTCTGCTGATTCCAGGGGAGCGCATCGACGCCGCCCGGGCGGATTGGTTGGTGCAGCAACAACAGCTGTGGCCCGGCCAGATCGCGTATACGGTGAAGGTTGTGGCCGATTGAGAGCCGATGGGCGCGTCCGGCGATGGCCCCTTCCAGTGGGACTTCGTGACGCCTGGGCTGCCGGATGCCGCCTTTGCTGA
- a CDS encoding AarF/ABC1/UbiB kinase family protein yields MLSSPAHRYDPGADLRWLLLRPWLLISRLVVLVSQLVGLALVLVLQSGSRDPKVQQKLGQRIFTTLTNLGPCFIKLGQALSTRPDLVRRDWLDELTKLQDNLPAFPHAIALRTIEEELGAPVEQLFEEFPDYPVAAASLGQVYRAKPVGGSWVAVKVQRPNLTQQLRRDMVLIRLLGVMAAPLLPLNLGFGLGDIIDEFGRSLFEEIDYRREADNAERFGRLFASNPAVIVPRVDRSLSAQRVITTTWIEGTKLQQRQELEAQDLDPSSLIRTGVISGLQQLLEFGYFHADPHPGNLFALPGKTGALGHLAYVDFGMMDSISDSDRLTLTGAVVHLINRDFQSLAQDFVDLGFLNPNTDLAPIVPALEEVLGGALGDNVGSFNFKAITDRFSELMYAYPFRVPARFALIIRAVVSQEGLALRLDPSFRIIRVAYPYVAKRLLAGDTAEMREKLLEVLFDSDGRLQVQRLESLLAVVENDESAVGAELLPVAGAGLKLLLGQEGRSIRERLLLTLVRDDRLNTEDLRGLMDLLGRTFAPQRLVRRLRDQLLTRLNPLAA; encoded by the coding sequence GTGTTGAGCAGCCCCGCCCATCGCTACGACCCGGGGGCTGATCTGCGCTGGCTGCTGCTGCGCCCCTGGCTCCTGATCAGCCGGCTGGTGGTGCTGGTGAGCCAACTGGTGGGGCTCGCCCTGGTGTTGGTGCTGCAGAGCGGCAGCCGTGATCCGAAGGTGCAGCAGAAGCTCGGCCAACGCATCTTCACCACCCTCACCAACCTGGGCCCCTGCTTCATCAAGCTCGGCCAAGCCCTCTCCACGCGCCCGGATCTGGTGCGGCGCGATTGGCTCGATGAGCTCACCAAGCTCCAAGACAACCTGCCCGCCTTCCCCCACGCCATCGCCCTGCGAACCATCGAGGAGGAGCTTGGGGCGCCGGTGGAGCAGCTGTTTGAGGAGTTTCCCGATTACCCCGTGGCTGCCGCCAGCCTCGGCCAGGTGTATCGGGCCAAACCGGTGGGGGGGAGCTGGGTGGCGGTGAAGGTGCAACGCCCCAACCTCACCCAACAACTGCGCCGCGACATGGTGCTGATCCGCTTGCTGGGGGTGATGGCTGCACCCTTGCTGCCCCTCAACCTCGGCTTCGGCCTCGGCGACATCATCGATGAATTCGGGCGGTCGTTGTTTGAGGAGATCGACTACCGCCGCGAAGCCGACAACGCGGAGCGCTTCGGCCGGCTGTTTGCCAGCAACCCCGCGGTGATCGTGCCGCGGGTGGACCGCAGCCTCTCGGCCCAGCGGGTGATCACCACCACCTGGATCGAAGGCACCAAGCTGCAACAGCGCCAGGAACTGGAAGCGCAGGACCTCGATCCCTCCTCGTTGATCCGCACGGGAGTGATTTCCGGGCTGCAGCAACTCCTGGAATTCGGCTACTTCCACGCCGATCCACATCCCGGCAACCTCTTTGCCCTGCCCGGCAAAACCGGAGCCCTGGGCCATCTGGCCTATGTGGATTTCGGGATGATGGATTCGATCAGCGACAGCGACCGCCTCACCCTCACCGGCGCGGTGGTGCACCTGATCAACCGCGACTTCCAATCCCTAGCCCAAGATTTTGTGGATCTGGGCTTTCTCAACCCCAACACCGATCTCGCCCCGATCGTGCCGGCCCTTGAGGAGGTGCTTGGCGGCGCCCTGGGAGACAACGTGGGCTCGTTCAACTTCAAAGCGATCACCGATCGCTTCTCGGAGCTGATGTACGCCTATCCCTTCCGGGTGCCGGCGCGGTTTGCCCTGATCATCCGCGCCGTGGTGAGCCAGGAGGGTCTGGCCCTGCGGCTCGATCCCAGTTTCCGGATCATCCGTGTGGCCTATCCCTACGTGGCCAAGCGCCTGCTGGCGGGCGACACCGCCGAGATGCGCGAAAAACTGTTGGAGGTGTTGTTCGATAGCGACGGGCGCCTGCAGGTGCAACGGCTCGAAAGCCTGCTGGCAGTGGTGGAAAACGATGAAAGCGCCGTGGGTGCTGAGCTGCTACCCGTGGCCGGTGCAGGGCTGAAGCTGCTGCTGGGTCAGGAAGGCCGCAGCATCCGAGAGCGGCTGCTGCTCACCCTGGTGCGCGACGACCGCCTCAATACCGAAGACCTGCGGGGTCTGATGGACCTGTTGGGCCGCACCTTTGCTCCCCAGCGCCTGGTGCGGCGTCTGCGGGATCAGCTGCTCACCCGGCTCAATCCCCTGGCCGCTTAG